In the genome of Marispirochaeta sp., one region contains:
- the amrB gene encoding AmmeMemoRadiSam system protein B: MKERIHHPGLPAGWYPRSMGGIRSFLEEPNQEAGTARGCACIVPHAGWSFSGKTAARGISSLTPCDVIVLAGGHLGAGDSIQLLPFSTYNTPAGSIETDQELAAAVQSGFDVSFNSGVDNTTEVQLPLIAYFHPETPIVVLRVPPAESAAELGIFLANYQKKNSIKVAVIGSTDLTHYGPGYGFTPMGETREAYSWVREVNDKRFITAAIKGDIRQLLQLSLAERSACSAGAAAAASSFAFAAGCRNSELLEYTTSYDQMPSENLVGYAAILYSPL; this comes from the coding sequence ATGAAAGAGCGAATCCATCATCCAGGTCTTCCTGCAGGCTGGTACCCTCGAAGTATGGGCGGTATACGTTCCTTCCTTGAAGAACCCAATCAGGAAGCAGGCACCGCCCGCGGCTGTGCCTGTATTGTACCCCATGCCGGCTGGAGTTTCTCCGGAAAAACCGCTGCCCGGGGCATATCATCCCTTACTCCCTGCGATGTAATTGTTCTGGCGGGCGGTCATCTGGGAGCCGGCGACAGTATCCAGCTTCTGCCCTTCAGCACGTATAATACCCCGGCTGGTTCGATCGAAACCGACCAGGAACTGGCTGCCGCTGTTCAGTCCGGTTTTGATGTTTCCTTTAACAGCGGGGTGGACAATACAACGGAAGTACAGCTTCCTCTGATCGCCTATTTTCATCCTGAAACTCCCATCGTGGTTCTGCGCGTTCCCCCTGCGGAAAGCGCAGCGGAGCTCGGTATCTTTCTCGCAAATTACCAGAAGAAAAACAGCATTAAAGTCGCGGTAATCGGCTCGACTGATCTGACCCATTATGGGCCGGGTTACGGCTTTACTCCCATGGGTGAAACCAGGGAAGCGTACAGCTGGGTGCGGGAAGTCAATGATAAGCGCTTTATTACGGCGGCAATAAAAGGGGATATACGGCAGCTTCTGCAGCTCAGTCTTGCCGAGCGCTCAGCCTGTTCCGCCGGAGCCGCTGCCGCAGCTTCCTCGTTTGCTTTTGCCGCAGGATGCAGAAACAGCGAATTGCTTGAATACACCACCAGCTATGATCAGATGCCGTCTGAGAACCTGGTCGGATATGCGGCTATTCTCTACTCACCGCTGTAG
- a CDS encoding 6-hydroxymethylpterin diphosphokinase MptE-like protein yields MNLLEANLSLLRLRFPEIAERIQSAEPDRNIRFVAAKSGDRIVLEQFGEREYPLHSTVDPARESERLLKTARESGFIVVYGLGAAWHLKGLLQQKNKELLLIIDGSGRLKSLFSAHDYKNLLEYPRLNLLLDPKPEELAGSILSTYLPGLHGGFVFIPLAALASRRKERYTRLQSAADTALVHVKNDFSVQAHFGRLWTRNCMANLAALTEFPVAGYSRFFAEAAGKNALLVGAGPSLRDSRTLIAERAADSLLIATDTALPFLQQLNLNPDLVVSIDSQYYTMLHAIEPGSFNLPWAVSPSAPPALLRRLKNPLIFAGGTPLELAIARDAGLPLMDTSGGNVLQAALSLAASAGIHKLTIFGADYAQPGGIPYAPATYVDHWFRSRSRRTEPFLSQCLSFTFEGRRETPLNEYDPQYSCRRLSRYREDMAEYLKNYPGEVDIHGVSAILLMQGDRTSGPCSRISKPRIPEGAPKPREVARNLGETIQKGGAEAVRLLYPLIAWIRNKQASTGIGETDFFKEARSMFLELSAMFHIYSGE; encoded by the coding sequence GTGAATCTTTTAGAAGCCAATCTCAGTCTTCTCCGCCTCCGCTTTCCGGAGATCGCCGAGCGTATTCAGTCAGCAGAACCTGACAGGAACATCCGCTTCGTTGCCGCCAAAAGCGGAGACCGGATCGTCCTCGAACAGTTTGGGGAGAGGGAATACCCGCTCCATTCAACCGTGGACCCTGCAAGAGAATCTGAGCGGCTGCTGAAAACAGCCCGGGAATCCGGGTTTATTGTGGTCTACGGCCTGGGGGCCGCGTGGCACCTGAAAGGTCTGCTTCAGCAGAAAAACAAAGAGCTGCTCCTTATCATTGACGGGTCCGGCAGGTTAAAAAGTCTTTTTTCCGCACATGATTATAAGAATCTGCTGGAGTATCCCCGGCTCAACCTGCTCCTGGATCCCAAACCGGAGGAACTTGCGGGGAGTATTCTGAGCACGTACCTGCCTGGTCTGCACGGAGGTTTTGTCTTTATTCCCCTCGCAGCCCTGGCCTCCCGGCGTAAGGAACGATACACCCGGCTGCAAAGTGCTGCAGATACAGCTTTAGTCCATGTGAAGAATGATTTTTCGGTGCAAGCCCACTTTGGCCGGCTTTGGACCCGCAACTGCATGGCCAACCTTGCCGCCCTCACTGAGTTTCCCGTTGCAGGGTATTCCAGGTTTTTCGCTGAAGCAGCAGGAAAAAACGCCCTTTTAGTCGGGGCAGGTCCCAGTCTCCGGGATTCCCGCACCTTGATTGCAGAAAGGGCCGCTGATTCACTCCTGATTGCCACGGACACAGCCCTCCCTTTTCTGCAGCAGCTGAACCTGAATCCGGACCTTGTTGTAAGCATCGACAGCCAGTACTACACAATGCTCCATGCCATAGAGCCCGGCAGCTTTAACCTTCCCTGGGCCGTCAGCCCCTCGGCCCCCCCTGCTCTGCTGCGGCGTCTGAAAAACCCGCTTATTTTCGCGGGCGGCACACCTCTTGAGCTTGCGATCGCCCGCGATGCAGGTCTCCCCTTAATGGATACCAGCGGCGGTAATGTTCTCCAGGCGGCCCTCTCTTTAGCAGCCTCGGCTGGAATACACAAACTTACAATCTTCGGCGCAGATTATGCCCAGCCGGGGGGTATTCCCTATGCGCCGGCTACCTATGTTGACCACTGGTTCCGCAGCAGGAGCCGCAGAACAGAACCCTTCCTGAGCCAGTGTCTCAGCTTTACCTTTGAAGGCCGCCGGGAGACACCGCTGAATGAATATGATCCTCAGTATTCCTGCCGGCGTCTCAGCAGATACAGGGAGGATATGGCCGAATATCTGAAGAACTATCCTGGAGAGGTTGATATTCACGGAGTGTCTGCCATTCTTCTTATGCAGGGAGACAGGACATCAGGGCCTTGTAGCAGGATTTCAAAACCAAGGATTCCGGAGGGAGCACCGAAACCCCGGGAAGTAGCCCGGAATCTCGGCGAGACGATACAGAAAGGCGGTGCCGAGGCTGTCCGGCTGCTCTATCCGCTTATTGCCTGGATCAGGAATAAGCAGGCATCAACCGGCATCGGGGAGACTGATTTCTTCAAGGAAGCCCGCAGCATGTTTCTTGAGCTCTCTGCTATGTTTCACATCTACAGCGGTGAGTAG
- a CDS encoding 6-hydroxymethylpterin diphosphokinase MptE-like protein, with the protein MLSFDTSRTGDTIPVIRGRALVSRFNPQREAERFIRSAIPKTSQDSGIILIVGDVLGYIAAAAAKEYAQARIVSLSLNHELMPANPPLRTGDIFWSPASGSLDSILTKVLDEEALLHESFDLLEWQPSITAFPGTAAEILEKIQRRVRIINGNITTIKAFGYRWIRNSISNYLYAQEFCRLSDVQGSALVVASGSSLNRSREFIRSSRAILIALPSSLRFLRSLGKIPDMIVQTDPGFYASLHLAEARGVQVPVAAPLFSDSGIRRHTGPFLPLSCGEPFEEALFSLLGLIPLRIPAMGTVAASAIMLSLGLSRAPVMVAGLDLCYDDIHPHVRPHTFDPVFEAAVSRVSPLYSIKYRYSRDTASKPGQSAALKTYSDWFTGLGDDISGRVRRVHPSDIELPFPTLSATEARDSQVPAGALSFIKTAAPSFKIRKERLQQLLADIRRSINTEPSSPLVKELQIKLSPPVRELNAATYTSEKIGDLQDLLSDMEAP; encoded by the coding sequence ATGCTGAGCTTTGATACCAGCCGAACAGGAGACACCATCCCCGTCATACGCGGCAGGGCATTAGTATCCCGTTTTAATCCTCAGCGCGAAGCTGAACGCTTTATACGATCGGCAATTCCGAAAACATCACAGGATTCGGGAATAATCCTTATTGTCGGGGATGTGCTGGGTTATATAGCAGCTGCTGCCGCTAAAGAGTATGCACAGGCGAGAATAGTCAGCCTGAGCCTCAACCATGAACTCATGCCTGCAAATCCTCCTCTCAGGACAGGGGATATCTTCTGGTCTCCCGCTTCAGGCTCCCTGGATTCAATCCTGACGAAGGTTCTTGATGAAGAAGCCCTGCTGCACGAATCCTTCGATCTTCTGGAATGGCAGCCGTCAATTACCGCCTTTCCCGGAACCGCCGCGGAAATCCTCGAGAAAATCCAACGACGGGTTCGTATTATCAACGGCAATATTACCACGATCAAGGCATTCGGCTACCGCTGGATACGCAACAGTATCTCAAACTACCTCTACGCGCAGGAGTTCTGCAGGCTATCTGATGTCCAGGGTTCAGCCCTGGTCGTGGCCTCCGGTTCAAGTCTTAATCGCAGCCGGGAGTTTATCCGCAGCAGCAGGGCAATTCTAATCGCCCTGCCCTCCAGCCTCCGCTTTCTGCGCAGTCTGGGGAAAATCCCGGATATGATTGTCCAGACAGATCCGGGATTTTATGCCTCTCTGCACCTTGCCGAAGCCCGGGGAGTACAAGTCCCCGTCGCCGCACCTCTTTTTAGTGATTCCGGTATCCGCCGACATACCGGGCCGTTTCTGCCCTTGAGCTGCGGAGAACCCTTCGAAGAGGCCCTTTTCTCCCTGCTTGGTCTCATTCCCCTGCGCATTCCCGCTATGGGAACCGTTGCTGCCAGCGCGATAATGCTCTCCCTCGGACTGAGCAGGGCCCCTGTTATGGTTGCCGGACTCGATCTTTGCTATGACGATATTCATCCCCATGTACGGCCCCACACCTTCGACCCGGTTTTTGAGGCCGCGGTATCCAGAGTCAGTCCGCTCTATTCCATCAAATACCGATATTCCCGGGACACAGCGTCAAAACCCGGGCAATCAGCGGCCCTGAAAACCTACAGCGACTGGTTCACTGGGCTTGGAGACGACATAAGCGGAAGAGTTCGCCGAGTTCATCCTTCGGATATTGAGCTTCCCTTTCCGACTCTGAGTGCCACAGAAGCTCGCGATTCCCAGGTTCCTGCGGGAGCTCTTAGCTTTATAAAAACAGCTGCTCCTTCATTTAAAATCCGCAAGGAACGCCTGCAGCAGCTTCTTGCGGATATCCGCCGAAGTATAAACACGGAACCCTCCTCTCCTCTGGTAAAAGAACTACAGATCAAATTAAGCCCTCCTGTTCGTGAGCTTAACGCTGCAACATACACATCGGAAAAAATCGGGGATCTGCAGGATCTATTGTCGGATATGGAGGCTCCGTGA
- a CDS encoding septum formation initiator family protein: MKIGTRLLFSLYIGFVAASLVCFLYSPSGLLAHRQLLSDVARLETNLQELKVLHQELTGEFESLRRSSRTVILRARDLGFAQSNETFLMLEELTRKPQNYYSVGRIIVPRSGRQPRSTASLLAGIVTMAAAFLLIALFSNPQRRAEGSAHN, encoded by the coding sequence ATGAAGATTGGTACTCGTCTGCTTTTCTCATTATATATCGGCTTTGTAGCCGCGTCGCTGGTCTGTTTCCTGTATAGTCCATCCGGTTTACTGGCCCATCGGCAATTACTGAGCGACGTTGCGCGACTGGAAACTAACCTTCAGGAACTGAAGGTTCTGCACCAGGAGCTCACCGGTGAGTTTGAATCCCTCAGGCGATCTTCCCGGACCGTCATTCTCCGGGCCAGGGATCTGGGGTTCGCCCAAAGCAATGAAACCTTTCTTATGCTTGAAGAACTTACACGCAAGCCGCAAAACTACTATTCCGTAGGACGAATCATTGTCCCCAGGAGCGGCAGGCAGCCGCGCAGCACGGCCTCGCTTTTGGCAGGTATTGTAACAATGGCCGCTGCCTTTCTGCTGATAGCGCTGTTCTCGAATCCCCAGCGAAGAGCAGAAGGTTCTGCTCATAACTGA
- a CDS encoding cyclic nucleotide-binding domain-containing protein, with amino-acid sequence MSAIPVISASRPINSRIKHFFAEQFPGEEPVFLTRKDEVLSYLKYELPELVIYYLSDKQINIRGVLDEVLGDPWILYGGIIGIHKENMSGDFEEYLKQFNCISLIPEYDLDFSFPRALRIIQQNRNILFHRDLYNKLFDSISGSFVIDNDPFDIKTYANLLTNYLFNSDFINPDLRDRLQVSLMELLMNAIEHGNCRISYKEKNAWLKNHNDIFDLIRVKNKNPRIACRKVRFSYRITTDHSSFSICDEGEGFDWRSMISGKGSPVNLEKHGHGIKMSNYYMGGLEYNKTGNCVSFKILHQQNEVNIVPGILQGQKERIFNDGEVVFTENEDSNYLYYIVSGIFDVTSRGKHLSTLTTADMFLGEMSFLINNRRSATVTSRGRSSVLKISKIDFVNLIRRNPHYGLFLARLLAQRLSRLNEQITKM; translated from the coding sequence ATGAGTGCAATACCGGTAATTTCCGCATCACGGCCTATTAATTCCCGAATCAAGCATTTTTTTGCAGAACAGTTTCCCGGGGAGGAGCCGGTTTTTCTTACAAGAAAAGATGAGGTGCTTTCCTACCTTAAATACGAATTGCCTGAACTGGTTATCTATTATCTGAGCGATAAGCAGATAAATATCCGCGGAGTTCTGGATGAGGTCCTTGGGGACCCCTGGATTCTCTATGGTGGGATTATTGGAATACACAAGGAGAATATGTCCGGTGATTTTGAGGAGTATCTGAAACAGTTCAACTGTATTTCCCTTATTCCGGAGTATGATCTTGATTTCAGTTTTCCCAGGGCCTTGCGAATCATACAGCAGAACAGGAATATCCTGTTTCATCGGGATTTATACAACAAGCTATTTGATTCAATCAGCGGATCCTTCGTGATTGACAATGATCCCTTTGATATAAAGACCTACGCCAATCTTTTGACCAACTATCTGTTCAACTCCGATTTTATTAACCCGGACCTCCGGGATCGCCTTCAGGTTTCCCTGATGGAACTCCTTATGAACGCGATTGAACACGGAAACTGCCGGATTTCCTATAAAGAAAAAAACGCGTGGCTGAAAAATCACAATGATATCTTTGATCTGATCAGAGTGAAAAACAAGAATCCCCGTATTGCCTGCCGCAAGGTACGGTTCAGCTACCGGATTACCACCGACCACAGCAGTTTTTCCATCTGCGACGAGGGAGAAGGCTTCGACTGGCGCTCTATGATCTCGGGGAAGGGAAGCCCTGTGAACCTGGAGAAGCACGGCCATGGAATAAAGATGTCCAATTACTATATGGGCGGTCTTGAGTATAACAAGACCGGTAATTGTGTCTCCTTTAAGATTCTGCATCAGCAAAATGAGGTCAACATCGTTCCCGGAATCTTGCAGGGACAGAAAGAGCGGATTTTCAATGACGGTGAGGTCGTCTTTACCGAGAATGAGGACTCAAATTACCTGTACTATATAGTCAGCGGGATTTTTGATGTTACATCAAGGGGAAAGCATCTCTCAACCTTGACGACAGCGGATATGTTTCTTGGGGAAATGTCTTTTTTGATTAACAATCGGCGTTCTGCTACCGTAACATCCCGCGGCCGTTCCAGTGTGCTGAAGATTTCCAAGATCGATTTTGTAAACCTGATACGCCGCAATCCCCATTACGGACTCTTCCTGGCCCGGCTTTTAGCACAGCGGCTTTCACGCTTGAATGAGCAGATAACAAAAATGTAA
- a CDS encoding glycine hydroxymethyltransferase: MNITKEYLSANPNPDAGALAYIASLEAVHAVVPEIADRIVQELADQRTNLKLIASENYCSLPTQLAMGNLLTDKYSEGFPYHRFYAGCDNVDAIESRAAKIACEIFGADYAYVQPHSGADANLIAYWAILNQRIEMPGLEEIGETNPSNLSREDWDTLRERLGNQRLLGLDYYSGGHLTHGYRHNVSAQMFDSYTYTVNRETGLLDYDAIEKQAQEIKPLILLAGYSAYPRLIDFKRMRQIADKVGAVLMVDMAHFAGLVAGGVFSGDYDPVAHAHVVTTTTHKTLRGPRGGMILCTEEFAEAVNKGCPMVIGGPLPHVMAAKAVAFTEAARPEFKEYAARIVENCQTLAADCKSEGMTIATGGTDNHLFLIDVRGFGLTGRQAESALRECGITLNRNSLPFDPNGAWYTSGLRIGTAAVTTLGMGKPEMKEIALIIGMVLGNTRPATVTKGTNAGKPSKARYEITGDTATAAKQRVRDLLVKFPVYPELDLGFMKENFQR, encoded by the coding sequence ATGAACATCACCAAGGAGTATCTCTCCGCTAATCCGAATCCCGATGCCGGCGCACTGGCCTATATTGCCTCGCTGGAAGCGGTACATGCCGTAGTTCCTGAAATCGCCGACAGGATTGTACAGGAACTTGCGGATCAACGGACAAATTTAAAGCTTATCGCCAGTGAAAACTACTGCTCCCTGCCAACCCAGCTGGCAATGGGAAACCTGCTGACCGACAAGTATTCAGAAGGCTTTCCGTACCATCGTTTTTACGCCGGCTGCGATAATGTCGATGCCATCGAGAGCCGGGCCGCTAAAATCGCCTGCGAGATTTTCGGGGCAGATTATGCCTATGTGCAGCCCCATTCAGGCGCCGATGCCAATCTGATTGCCTACTGGGCTATTTTAAACCAGAGAATCGAGATGCCGGGACTCGAAGAGATAGGGGAGACCAATCCCTCTAATCTCTCCCGGGAAGACTGGGATACCTTAAGGGAACGTCTCGGAAACCAGCGGCTTCTTGGCCTGGATTACTATTCCGGCGGACACCTGACCCACGGATACCGTCACAATGTATCCGCTCAGATGTTCGATTCCTATACCTACACTGTGAACCGGGAGACAGGACTTCTGGATTATGACGCCATCGAGAAGCAGGCTCAGGAAATAAAACCCCTCATTCTGCTGGCCGGCTACAGTGCCTACCCCCGCCTGATTGATTTTAAACGCATGCGTCAGATCGCCGACAAGGTTGGGGCCGTTCTTATGGTGGATATGGCCCATTTTGCAGGCCTTGTTGCCGGGGGTGTTTTCAGCGGAGATTACGATCCTGTGGCCCATGCCCACGTAGTAACAACCACAACCCATAAGACCCTTCGGGGGCCCCGGGGCGGAATGATTCTCTGCACAGAGGAGTTCGCCGAAGCGGTTAACAAGGGATGTCCCATGGTTATCGGCGGACCGCTGCCCCATGTTATGGCGGCAAAAGCGGTTGCCTTTACCGAAGCTGCCCGGCCGGAGTTTAAAGAGTATGCAGCCAGGATTGTCGAGAACTGCCAGACCCTGGCCGCGGACTGCAAGTCTGAGGGGATGACCATAGCAACCGGCGGGACTGACAACCATCTGTTTTTAATCGATGTCCGCGGTTTCGGTTTGACCGGACGTCAGGCAGAAAGTGCCCTGCGCGAATGCGGCATTACCCTGAACCGTAACTCTCTGCCCTTTGATCCCAACGGAGCCTGGTACACCTCGGGGCTGCGCATCGGTACCGCCGCGGTTACTACCCTGGGAATGGGAAAACCGGAGATGAAAGAGATCGCTTTGATTATCGGTATGGTACTGGGAAATACCCGCCCCGCGACCGTTACCAAAGGCACGAATGCCGGAAAACCCAGTAAAGCCAGATACGAGATCACCGGGGATACCGCCACCGCTGCAAAACAGCGGGTCAGGGACCTTCTGGTAAAATTCCCTGTGTATCCTGAACTCGATCTCGGCTTTATGAAAGAAAACTTTCAAAGATAA
- the ilvD gene encoding dihydroxy-acid dehydratase — MADTSKPARTLRSATTTIGRRMAGARSLWRANGMKEEQFGKPIIGIANSFTQFVPGHVHLHSIGQQVKEWIEEQGCFAAEFNTIAIDDGIAMGHDGMLYSLPSRDLIADSVEYMVNGHKVDALVCISNCDKITPGMLIAAMRLNIPAIFVSGGPMEAGRVGEKSYDLIDAMVMAADSKVDDETLNQVEQNACPTCGSCSGMFTANSMNCLAEAIGLALPGNGTIVATNGKRIDLFKAAAGRIVEMAKAHYFEGDDSVLPRSVATRQAFLNAMSLDIAMGGSTNTILHLLAIAQAGDVDFTIDDIDKLSRKIPCLCKVAPSSSYHVEDVNRAGGILGIMAELDRAGLLDTSVLRVDGLGLKDALKLYDVKADSISEAAESVYRAAPGGGRNLVMGSQRARFKELDLDRENGCIRDAAHAYYDDGGLAVLYGNICSRGGIVKTAGVDPSIFHFEGRAKVFYSQDQAVDGILNGKVEAGDVVVILYEGPKGGPGMQEMLYPTSYLKSMGLGKSCALITDGRFSGGSSGLSIGHVSPEAAAGGEIALVREGDTILIDIPNRKLDLVVSDEEMKKRKTEMQARGAEAYKPVGRDREVSTALKIYSIFASSADTGATRILPE; from the coding sequence ATGGCAGATACATCAAAACCCGCCCGTACCCTGCGCAGTGCGACCACTACCATCGGCCGCAGAATGGCAGGAGCACGAAGCCTATGGCGAGCCAACGGCATGAAAGAGGAACAGTTCGGTAAGCCGATAATCGGTATTGCCAACTCCTTTACCCAGTTTGTTCCCGGTCACGTGCACCTGCACAGCATCGGGCAGCAGGTTAAGGAGTGGATCGAGGAACAGGGCTGTTTCGCCGCCGAGTTCAATACTATCGCTATCGACGACGGTATTGCCATGGGACACGACGGCATGCTCTACAGTCTTCCGTCCCGGGACCTGATCGCCGACAGTGTTGAATACATGGTTAATGGCCACAAGGTGGATGCCCTGGTCTGTATTTCCAACTGCGACAAGATAACCCCGGGAATGTTGATTGCCGCCATGCGCCTCAATATTCCTGCAATATTTGTTTCCGGCGGTCCCATGGAAGCCGGACGGGTAGGGGAAAAAAGCTACGACCTGATCGACGCCATGGTCATGGCAGCGGATTCCAAGGTGGACGATGAGACCCTGAATCAGGTCGAGCAGAACGCCTGTCCTACCTGCGGCTCCTGCTCCGGCATGTTTACCGCCAACTCCATGAACTGCCTGGCGGAGGCCATAGGCCTTGCCCTTCCGGGAAATGGAACTATCGTGGCAACCAACGGAAAGCGGATTGATCTTTTTAAAGCCGCCGCCGGCCGTATTGTGGAAATGGCAAAGGCCCATTACTTTGAGGGAGACGACTCGGTACTGCCCCGATCAGTAGCCACGCGACAGGCCTTTTTGAACGCCATGAGCCTTGATATTGCAATGGGCGGCTCGACCAATACGATACTGCACCTTCTGGCCATAGCACAGGCCGGGGATGTCGATTTTACCATTGACGATATAGATAAACTTTCCCGCAAAATCCCCTGCCTTTGCAAAGTTGCGCCCAGCTCATCCTACCATGTGGAGGACGTAAACCGGGCCGGAGGAATTCTGGGAATTATGGCTGAGCTTGACAGGGCAGGGCTCCTGGATACCTCCGTGCTGCGGGTGGACGGCCTTGGCCTGAAAGATGCCCTGAAGCTCTACGACGTCAAAGCAGATTCAATCAGCGAAGCGGCGGAATCAGTCTACCGGGCAGCTCCCGGAGGCGGACGGAATCTCGTCATGGGCAGTCAGCGGGCCCGTTTCAAGGAGCTGGACCTGGACCGGGAGAACGGCTGCATTCGGGACGCCGCCCACGCCTACTACGACGACGGCGGTCTTGCCGTACTCTACGGAAATATCTGTTCACGGGGGGGCATAGTAAAAACGGCGGGAGTAGACCCGTCGATCTTCCATTTCGAAGGCAGGGCCAAGGTCTTCTACTCTCAGGATCAGGCAGTTGACGGTATTCTCAACGGTAAAGTCGAAGCCGGTGATGTGGTGGTCATCCTCTACGAAGGACCCAAAGGCGGTCCTGGAATGCAGGAAATGCTGTACCCCACCTCGTACCTTAAATCAATGGGCCTCGGCAAAAGCTGTGCCCTGATTACCGACGGCCGTTTTTCCGGCGGTTCCTCCGGACTTTCCATCGGACATGTTTCCCCCGAGGCTGCAGCCGGCGGTGAGATTGCCCTGGTACGGGAGGGGGACACAATTCTGATCGATATTCCGAATCGTAAACTGGATCTTGTGGTCAGTGACGAGGAGATGAAAAAACGGAAAACGGAGATGCAAGCCAGAGGAGCTGAGGCCTACAAGCCTGTCGGCCGGGATAGAGAGGTTTCAACGGCCCTGAAGATCTACTCCATTTTCGCCTCTTCCGCGGATACCGGCGCTACCCGGATTCTTCCGGAATAA
- a CDS encoding sensor histidine kinase, whose translation MKKSLTDQGRMSTHKNKIRDKIIGLGEGSARKSYYPQLLQNIRELMETVQTLEKRETELENLVQEKSVLLEEVHHRVKNNFQIIESLLSLGRHTAVLPSEAAAFADTSRRIQVMSLVYERMLHSGLLSKVDICGIIRYIAMDAQHSMDKSRIRTFYAFDTDPLYCNVDTATPLALIADEVIAALYAYSFFKGSGELHIEISSVDTASEDRSHTIRIFDRGPGIPESTINVLEKQLGITLIRNLCSQTGGTYAYTPAGTGNYNISFSIVLKKEHTT comes from the coding sequence ATGAAAAAATCTTTAACTGATCAGGGCAGGATGAGTACCCATAAAAATAAAATCAGGGACAAAATAATCGGCCTTGGAGAAGGTTCGGCGCGCAAAAGCTATTATCCCCAACTGCTGCAAAACATCAGGGAGCTGATGGAGACTGTCCAGACCCTGGAGAAACGCGAAACAGAGCTGGAAAACCTTGTTCAGGAAAAATCTGTCCTCCTGGAAGAGGTCCATCACCGGGTAAAGAACAACTTCCAGATAATAGAGAGCCTTTTGAGTCTGGGCAGACATACCGCGGTACTGCCATCGGAAGCGGCAGCCTTCGCGGATACAAGCAGAAGAATTCAGGTAATGTCTCTGGTATATGAACGGATGCTGCATTCCGGCCTGCTCTCCAAAGTGGATATATGCGGGATAATCCGCTACATAGCAATGGATGCGCAGCATTCCATGGATAAATCCAGAATCAGAACGTTCTATGCATTTGATACGGACCCTCTCTATTGCAATGTCGACACAGCCACTCCCCTGGCCCTGATTGCCGATGAGGTAATAGCCGCCCTGTACGCCTATTCTTTTTTTAAAGGTTCCGGGGAACTGCATATAGAGATCAGCTCTGTTGACACAGCTTCTGAGGACCGTTCCCATACAATCAGGATATTTGACAGGGGACCCGGAATCCCTGAATCAACCATAAATGTACTTGAAAAGCAACTCGGTATTACCCTGATACGGAATCTCTGTTCCCAGACCGGTGGCACCTATGCCTATACTCCTGCCGGCACGGGAAATTACAATATCAGCTTTAGTATTGTATTGAAAAAGGAACATACAACATGA